The genomic interval CGAATACCATTGAAGAGTGGTTAAGCCATTTTGGGACTGCACGAGTGCAATTGAGCGTGGACCAAAATGGGAATTGGGATAAAAGTTCAGTCGATCTCCTTTCGCCGCTTTATGACAATAAAGAGTCGCTGCTGTTTGCGCAACTTGGCTTGCGTGATCCGGATTCACGCGTTACAGGAAATATGGGGCTCGGTATTCGCTCATTTAATTTGCGCAACTGGATGTTTGGCGCCAACGTATTTTTTGATAATGATTTTACGGGGCAAAACAGGCGCATTGGATTTGGTGGTGAAGCCTGGACCAATTATCTTAAATTGTCGGCGAATACCTATCTGGCCACCAGCAAATGGCATAACTCGAAGGATTTTGACGATTATGAAGAAAAAGCCGCTGACGGTTTTGATCTCCGTGCCGAAGGGTATCTTCCCGCGCAGCCCCAACTGGGCATGAAGGTGGTCTACGAGCAGTACTATGGGGATAACGTCGCGCTATTCGATACCGACCATTTGCAGAGCAACCCTTCGGCGGTGACGCTGGGTGTTAATTACACGCCGGTTCCGCTCATCACTCTGGGCACCAACTATCGCCGTGGCCAGGATAACCTGGACGATGTGCAATTCCAGGTCGATTTCCACTATGACTTTGCGCATGACTGGCGTTATCAGCTCTCCTCCGACAATATCGCGCTGGAGCGTAGCCTTGCCGGAAGCCGTACCGACTTGGTGGAGCGTAATAACCAAATTGTGATGCAGTATCGTAAGAAAGAGGCTGAAGGCGTGGGCAAGCTGGTTTTGCAAACGATGGACGATCATAGCCCCGCTGATGGCAAAACGCAGAACCGGCTTCAGGTTCAGGTGTTTAATACCAAAAACCAGGTGATGGAAAATACGGGAGTGCAATGGGCCGCGAATGGACAAGCGGTGCTGGATTCAACCTCTTCAATAACCGATGAGAATGGCTTTGCATTCGTCACGCTTACCGATGTATCGAGCGAAATCGTCAATGTTACTGCAACGAGCGGCAGTGTTTCCGCCCAGGCGCAATCGTCTTTTGACAAGGTTGTGCCAGCCACGCTGTTGCTGAAGGTGGATAGCAATAACAGCGTTGCGGACGGAGTGGCGACGGATAGCGCCTCGGTAAAAGTGGAAGACAGCCAGCATAACGCTATCGGTAATGCGACCATTGAGTGGGCAGTTTCTGCCGGTGCAACATTGCGCAACGCAGAAACAAGGACCAATGCCGATGGTGTTGCACATGCGCAAATTGTTTCAACCACCGCGGGTGAATACAGCTTAACCGCTAAATCGGGCGGGCTATCGCAGCAGGGCAGCGTGATGTTCGTGGCAAACGATCTTCAGGCAGCCATAACCCAGTTCGATCTTACACAAGACCGAAGCCCGGCCAACGGAACCATGGCGAATAAAGCGCTGATTACGGTCGAAGATCCTACTGGCAACCCGGTTGTTGATACGCCGGTAACGCTGTCGGCAACGAGCACGACGGTGGCATTTTCATCGGGCGTACAACGTGCGACATCGTCAATGCGCACCGACGCTCAGGGCCAGGTATATCTGCAATTTACCGATACGGTCGCGGAAAAGGTTCAGCTCACCGCTGCGTTGAAAAATGGCAACACCAAAACGCTGAAAGCTGAATTTATTGCCGATGAATCTTCCGCCGCGCTGCAGCGTCTGACGGTAACGAACGACGGCAGCCCGGCAGACGGGTATTCGCAAAACAGCGCCGAGGTGTATGTGATGGACGGCAACAATAATCCACTGCAGGGGCAGGCGGTAAGCTGGAAGTCGGATAAACCTGACGTACACTTTGCGCAAGCGGGCAAGACCGATCAAAACGGGAAGGCGACCATTACCTACACTAGCACGGCGGCACAAACCTTTACGCTGTCTGCGAGCCTCGCGAACGGCAGCAAGCTCAGTGCCCCGTCAAGCTTCAATACCGATGAAAACAGCCTGCAGATTGCCACCTTAGATGTGACAACCGGGGCGGTGGCGAACGGTTCTGCAACCAATACTGCCAGCATCACTGTTACCGATGCGACCCATAACCTTGCGGCGAACGAAACCGTTAACTGGCAGGTGGATGGGGCGGCTAAGCTCGCGAGTCTGACAGGGCAAACCGACGCGCAGGGGAAACTCTCCGTCACGTTCAGCGATACCAAAGCGGAAAAGGTCAATGTGAAGGCCACATTGGCCAAAAACGCAGCCAGCCAGACGAAGGAAAGCGAGTTTATTGCCGACAGCAGTACGGCGATTATTGATTCGCTGGATGCGACCAAAAATGCGCTGGCCAACGGCATCGACACCAATACGGCGTACGTAGTGGTAGTAGATGCAAACAACAATCCGGTACCTAATGCGCATATTGCCTGGCATCTCGGCGGCAGCACGCAGCCGGGCCAAACGGATTCCAGTACCAACGCAAAAGGCCAGTCGTCCATTACGTTTACGGATACCGTTGCACAAGAGGTGGACGTCACGGCAACACTGGATAATGCGAACACCAAACAAACGAAGAGCCTGTTTATTAGCGATCCATCCTCGGCGAAAATCGCGTTAAGTGTGGGTAACGATAACAGCCTTGCCGATGGCGCCACGACCAACACCATTGACGCCGTGGTGACGGACGGGCAGGGGAATCCGCTTCCTGTGCAGAACATCACCTGGCAGAGCAACCGCGTGACCGCGCAGCTTCCCGCCTCCAGCAAAACCGATCTGCAAGGGCATTCGCAGATTACAGTGACGGACGTTAAGGGAGAAAGCGTCACGGTAACGGCCACGCTGACAAATCAGGTGAGTACCAACATCGATACCCATTTTGTGTCGTATCAGGTCACTGAGCTTACGCCGGATATGGTGCAGCAGCAGGCTGATGGAAAATCGCCAATTACCTTCACCGCAACGTTGAAAGACAATAGCGGGAACCCGGTTTCGGGACAAAAAATTGCGTTTTCTACGACGTCTGCGAACGCGCAGTTGAGCGATGCACAGCCGTCGACCAATGCCAGCGGGCAGGCAACCGTCACCCTGACTGACAGCAAAGAAGAGAGCGTCACGATAACCGCCAAATCTCAAACCTGGAGCGCGGATACCGGCAAAACCAGCTCCGTGGCGTTTAAATCCGACCATATTACGGGCATGACGGCCAATGGACATGACTTCACCGTTAGCGATAAATTCCCAACCATCGGCATGCAGAATGCCAGCTTTACCATGAAGATCAACGATTCAACGGCGAGTAATAGCAAATATACCTGGACGAGCGATGCCAGCTGGCTGGCATTCCGCAACCCGGGTGAAGCGGTCTTTGTCAGTAAAGCCTCCACCAAAACGGCCACCATTACCGCCACGCCGGTATCGGGTACGGGGCCTGCGCTGACTTACACCTTCACCTTAAATCACTGGGTACTGAACATTGGAAGGTCAACTATTGACCCGAATGTTGCCGATACTGACTGTGCAAGCAATGGGGCGACAACGCCGAGCTATTCCTTCTTCTCAAGCGGCATGGAAGGACAGTATGGTGCTCGTGGAATGGGAACATTCTACGGCGAGTGGGGCAACCCTAAAATTATGATGGGCAACCAGTGGTCAACGTCCAGCACCGCGGAATCCATGTGGGCCAGTGAAACGGGCAGCAAGGGTACGCGAATCTACGTAAACTGGCGCAATGGATACGTGAATAACAATCCTATGACACAGGCGATGGATGAGGTGTGCCTCGTGTATTAAGCGTTTAAACATGCGAACCGGGCGCGGTTATGTGTCCGGTTCGTCATATCCCCTCTCTTTCTTCTTTTCTCTTTTCTTTTGGCTGAACCCGCTTTATCTCAAGATTTGTGAGCGCCATATGTATAGCCCTGTGTTAACCACGAAATCCTATACAGATTACTAAACATTTTTTGAGTGGATTTAAGAAACCGACTATGGTCACATATGGACGATAATTATGTTAACTTGTTGTTTTTATAATTATAAATGGGCGGGTATGGACTGCTATGGAAGGATTTTGGCGGAAGATCACAGGAGTCGCATTTGGTTTTTAACTTATTGATTTTAGTGTGAATGTGCTTATGGTGATAAGTTAGTAACCCCCATAAGTACCCCCTGGTGCTTTTCCTTGTAGGAATCGTTGGTGCACTGAGCTGCTTTTTAGTCTCTTTTTCTACTGTAGAAAATTAACCATATCCTGAATCGCCTGCGGTTTCTTTTTAGTGATACGGTTGTTTAGGTAACCCGAAAAACTGAAGTATCGCATATCCTGTTTGACAGCATCTGATGGTATTGTTCCTGCTGAACTTTTAAGTTCGACTAACAGGTTGTGTAATAGACTACGCTACAATGATGCTTGAAACCCGTACATTGTAGAGTTTATCTTGCCGCCAGTGCTCCCGGATAATGCCCTGAGGGATCCCCACAAAATCATCGCTAAAATACCAGAACCATACTTCGGTAATTTTTAGT from Enterobacter sp. JBIWA008 carries:
- a CDS encoding Ig-like domain-containing protein, giving the protein MKLNKIAKGTLNTGPITHSIIVWLLIISQLIMPSLITRSAFASEPVAAALPDSGTLTTAATMLSKNSEQNIAQQAESEITTRVTSQTANTIEEWLSHFGTARVQLSVDQNGNWDKSSVDLLSPLYDNKESLLFAQLGLRDPDSRVTGNMGLGIRSFNLRNWMFGANVFFDNDFTGQNRRIGFGGEAWTNYLKLSANTYLATSKWHNSKDFDDYEEKAADGFDLRAEGYLPAQPQLGMKVVYEQYYGDNVALFDTDHLQSNPSAVTLGVNYTPVPLITLGTNYRRGQDNLDDVQFQVDFHYDFAHDWRYQLSSDNIALERSLAGSRTDLVERNNQIVMQYRKKEAEGVGKLVLQTMDDHSPADGKTQNRLQVQVFNTKNQVMENTGVQWAANGQAVLDSTSSITDENGFAFVTLTDVSSEIVNVTATSGSVSAQAQSSFDKVVPATLLLKVDSNNSVADGVATDSASVKVEDSQHNAIGNATIEWAVSAGATLRNAETRTNADGVAHAQIVSTTAGEYSLTAKSGGLSQQGSVMFVANDLQAAITQFDLTQDRSPANGTMANKALITVEDPTGNPVVDTPVTLSATSTTVAFSSGVQRATSSMRTDAQGQVYLQFTDTVAEKVQLTAALKNGNTKTLKAEFIADESSAALQRLTVTNDGSPADGYSQNSAEVYVMDGNNNPLQGQAVSWKSDKPDVHFAQAGKTDQNGKATITYTSTAAQTFTLSASLANGSKLSAPSSFNTDENSLQIATLDVTTGAVANGSATNTASITVTDATHNLAANETVNWQVDGAAKLASLTGQTDAQGKLSVTFSDTKAEKVNVKATLAKNAASQTKESEFIADSSTAIIDSLDATKNALANGIDTNTAYVVVVDANNNPVPNAHIAWHLGGSTQPGQTDSSTNAKGQSSITFTDTVAQEVDVTATLDNANTKQTKSLFISDPSSAKIALSVGNDNSLADGATTNTIDAVVTDGQGNPLPVQNITWQSNRVTAQLPASSKTDLQGHSQITVTDVKGESVTVTATLTNQVSTNIDTHFVSYQVTELTPDMVQQQADGKSPITFTATLKDNSGNPVSGQKIAFSTTSANAQLSDAQPSTNASGQATVTLTDSKEESVTITAKSQTWSADTGKTSSVAFKSDHITGMTANGHDFTVSDKFPTIGMQNASFTMKINDSTASNSKYTWTSDASWLAFRNPGEAVFVSKASTKTATITATPVSGTGPALTYTFTLNHWVLNIGRSTIDPNVADTDCASNGATTPSYSFFSSGMEGQYGARGMGTFYGEWGNPKIMMGNQWSTSSTAESMWASETGSKGTRIYVNWRNGYVNNNPMTQAMDEVCLVY